GGATGCAGTTGATCGGTAAGAAAAATACAGCGTGGATCAGGGGACCACCACAGGATCGGCTCACCCTCGCTGAACCAGGGAAAGATGCCGTGGGTGTACGCGGCCTTCAGTCGTTCGGGTGAAAGATCGCCGCCGAAAGCAAGCAGGCCGTTAGGGTCGACGAGCGCCGTGCGCGGATCGGGGAAATGATCCGGGGCATGGTCATCAAGCAGCGGCAGGCGGATCATGATTTGGCGTAGGGGCTGTGGTCGAGCAGCTCTCGGACATAAGCCTCCACGCCTTCGCGCTCCTGCGCAAGCGCACGATCTATCACGTCGCGAAAACCTTCATGCAACAGGTAGTGGCGAGAGTGCGTGCGCACCGGCAAAAAACCGCGTGCAAGCTTGTGCTCGCCTTGCGCACCGGGTTCAAAACGTTCCAGCCCCTGCGCGATGGCGTATTCGATGCCCTGGTAGTAGCAAAGCTCGAAGTGCAGATCGGGCAGGTCGACGCAGGCTCCCCAATAGCGGCCATACAGGGTTGTCGCGCTGCGCAGCATCAAGGCGGCAGCGAGGATCTCCTCGCCTTGTCTTGCCAGAGCAAGCTGCACGGTATTCCCCAACTCCTTGCGCAGATACTGGAAGAACGGCTCGGTGAGCGCCGCATGATTGCCCTTGGCATCGAATGTCGATGTGTAGAGGGTGTGTATGCGCTGCCATGTTCGCGCATCCAGCTCCGCGCCACCGTGCATACCGATTTGCAAACCGTGACAGGTGACGCGCTGGCGTTCGTGCCGGATGTTCTTGCGCTTCTTATGGTTGAGCACAGCAAGAAACGCATCGAAGTCGGCATAGCCGCGATTGTGCCAATGGAACTGCACATCGTTGCGGGCCATCCAGTCGTCGTTGAAAGCTTCAAGGTCTGTATCCTGCAGAAAGTTGGAGTGGACGGAGGAGAGCTGCAAACACTCGGCCTGTTGCTGCATCGCTTGCACCAGCAACCCGCGCAAAGCAGGCGCTTGCGCCGGATCGCGACCTACCAGCAGGCGTGGACCCGTCACCGGAGAATAGGGCACTGCATTGAGCAGCTTCGGGTAGTAGTCGCCACCTGCACGCTCCCAGGTGCCGGCCCAGTTCCAGTCGAACACGAATTCGCCGTGCGAGTTGCCTTTCAG
The sequence above is a segment of the Dyella sp. M7H15-1 genome. Coding sequences within it:
- a CDS encoding GNAT family N-acetyltransferase, whose product is MIEARFHDSITDIPSAKWDALRPDDNPFLSHTFLAGLEHTGCIRPEWGWQAHHFGLYRKGELIAAAPLYLKGNSHGEFVFDWNWAGTWERAGGDYYPKLLNAVPYSPVTGPRLLVGRDPAQAPALRGLLVQAMQQQAECLQLSSVHSNFLQDTDLEAFNDDWMARNDVQFHWHNRGYADFDAFLAVLNHKKRKNIRHERQRVTCHGLQIGMHGGAELDARTWQRIHTLYTSTFDAKGNHAALTEPFFQYLRKELGNTVQLALARQGEEILAAALMLRSATTLYGRYWGACVDLPDLHFELCYYQGIEYAIAQGLERFEPGAQGEHKLARGFLPVRTHSRHYLLHEGFRDVIDRALAQEREGVEAYVRELLDHSPYAKS